The window ATGAAAATTTAAAAGATTTGACAATTCAACAGATTAATAAAACAGGAAAAGAAAATTTGGACTATGAAATTTTAAATAACTTTTCGGATAATACTATTCAATTAAAAAATAAACTTTCGATATCATATAATGATAGTATTATAGTATCATTTAATAATAAAAATAAAATAAAATTATATAATTTCAGAAACACACCTCATTATGGAGGAAAAAAAATGATAGGATGCTATCTCGGATATTGTATACTGAAGAATGACACCATAGTTGCTGTAAATGGAGATTTGTATTTGAAATAAAAATTTCACAGCTATTATGGATATATCAAAGCAAAATAATTTTTTTTTAATACTAATTATGCTAATCTCCTGTAATGATTAAAAAAACAAAACATTCACAATGAAAAAGAATATGATAATGACAAGGTTATCTATTTTTATAATGAAAATGACAGCTTAAATCCTTTTATAATTATGATAAAAAAAACAATAGTTAAAAATTGGAAAACCATATTTAATTCACAAGTAATAATTTTTATAGCATTTAATATTTTGGCTTTTATTTATTATTGGGATAAGCCAGCCCATCAATATTTTAACAGAGGTATTGAAGAAATTAATTTACAAAGTGTTTTTTCTTTGATAATGACATATCTCTTTGTAATATTCATAGTAATAGTATTTATATATCCAATAATTTATGGAATACAAATATTAAGTTTAAAAGTTGATAAAGAAATATTCAAAAAAAATAAAAGCAAAAATATAATATTATTAGTATTATATATATTAGCAATAGTATCTGTTTTTTCCTTACTTATGATTAATAACTCACACTCAATAAAGGCAATGAATTAAAATGAAAATAAATTTAATTTCTTTTTTGATAAGTGTTGTTTCAATGGTAGTATTAGTTTTTTTAATATATCAGGTTGTTGATTATTTTATGCCTCCAATAACTATTAACGGTCACAAATACATGCCATTTGGTAATGTATTTAAATCCGTGTTTTTTGGTTTGTTATCATCAATAATTATTTTTTTTATATCAAAAAAAATTCTGAAAAGGAGAGAAAAAAGAATAAAAAGTAAATCATAAAAGTACCATTAGTAAAAAACATGCAAATTCCTACCACCTACTTTCCCACATCCACCTACACCTTAGAAGAAAAAAATCTTCTAAAAATTGGCGAACAGGAACATGAATCTGCATTGTCTTATAATTTGTACATCGAAACATCAGAAGATGAAAAACAGAACATCTTCATCAACAGAACCAATTTAAAGGTTGATGGCGAAAAAATAAACACCCGTTTTCTGGAAATTGCCAATCGGTATATGGAAGCACTATTTCCGCTGGAATGTACAATAGAAAAATTTAGATTAAAAATTATCAACCTTTCAGAAATTAAGAAAAGAATAAAAGAAGAAGACCAAAAAATAACAGATCAATACAGTGGCGACGGAATCGACCATATTCGGAATCAATTCTTTAATGCTACAGAAAATGACGAAAAACTATCCGAATTTATCAAACAACTATACTTTATGAAAGTATTAAATCTCGGGATGCAGAAATTTGAAAAAAAACAAGATTATTTCCTGAAATGGAAGATTCTTCCGATAGGATTTTCAGAATGGAAAGGAAGCATTGATTTTTCAAAAGAACAAAACCAGCTCCATTTCGAACCGAAAATAGATAATGCACAGGAAATTATGGATAACGTAATACAATACATTCATAAACACGAATACGAAGTGGATTTTGATGAAGAAAATATTGAATTATTTGCAGATTTTCGGCACCAAGTTCAATACACAGGCAAAACAGGAAGAATAGAAACCGCACAAACCGAAGTTTGTATCGACATAAAAGATAAATTTTATTATCAGCAACAAGTAATCATTCAATCAAAATAATATGGCAGCACCAATTCCTTATATTGTAAAAAGTGGAGAAACATTGCAGGATATTGCCAAAAACTTAGGCATTAAAGACTGGACGATGTTAAAAGCATATCATAACGAAAATGCCGAAAACGTCACTTCCGATATTCCGTATGCGGGATTTGAACTCAAAACACCTCCGCAGGAAGAAGTGTATAAAATGAATGGGGAAACTCCACCCTTAGATCCCGTTGAAGAGCAAAAATCCGAAGAACAAAAACAGGAAGAAGAAAAGAAAAAAGAAGAAGAGGAAAAAAAGCAGGAAGAAGCTTCCAAAAGCGAACACGACGGAAAATATTTTGTGGTACACAATGCAAAATGTGTTTGCGACAAAGCCGTAAATCCCAAACAAACTGCCGATTTGCAGGTAACCACACACAAAATTATTGTTCTCAACGATCAGGCGGGAAAATTTGCTGCAACCGAAGATGACAAAACTTTTATTCCACCTGCTGCCACATTTGGGCAATGTAAACTGAAGCCAACTACGGGAGGTTATCTTCCATGTCAACTTGCCGCTGCTCCGAAATGGACAAAAACCTATGACAGCACACAGGTTCAGGGAAAAAATACACTGACCGAAATTTCAGAACTCATGTGCATGATTGGTGGTAAAATAACCATCGACAAACACGGGCAAACCGATTCCGTAAGCAACGCTCATGCCGACAATACCAATCCTTTGGAACTGGCTGCTGTAAACCCCGCGATAGAACAGCCGAAGAAAAAAGAAGAATATCCTGTAGTTACCTCTATTGCGATTACAAAAATTGAAGACAGAGCAGATTTTAAGGAACAAAACTCAAAAGAAAAAGAAAAAATATACCTGCGAAAGAATGAAGAAGCTGCCTTTAAAGCCAATTTAAAGAGCGGAAACAAACAACTTACTTCGTGGATGGTTTATAGCGACCATCAGGGAAAGAAAGAAAACCGTTTATTTTTTCGGGAACAAGTTGGAACTGAGTTTTCGCAAAGTTTCGCAGATTTAGGAAAATTTCGGGTGGAAGGATATGGAAAACCGAAAAGTCCCGATTATGAAAAAGGAAAATATGATAAATGCGATGCTTCTTGTTCCATAGATGTTGAAGTGGTTCAAAATACATTGCTTGATATTGAAGTAACTTCCGGAGATTTTACCATGCGAAAATCGGGCGGAAAAAACAAATTCAGAAAAGGAGTTCCATCGGTTTTCAAAGCTAAATTTTTTATACAGAATCTTACTGAAGAAGAAAACTCCCGTTTATTAATGTCCGTTACAGATGGAGCAGGTAATGATATAACAGATGGCGTTCAGAAAAGCGGAAACGTTCTTACCTTTACTCCTCAAAATACCAATGCAGCTTATACTATTACTGCAAAATACACCACCGAAAACGGCGAAGAAACGGAAAAAAATATTTCTGGAGAGACAGAAGGAAATGCAGTTTTGGCAATTAGCCATGCTGCGGAAGTGGTAAGACCGGGAACTTCAGTCACCTTTAATGTGACTAAAATGCGGTACAATTTCGGAGGTGGCAATTCTGATTACGATCTTACGCAGGAAGAATTTTCGGAAATAAAATGGAACCTCAACGGTTTGCCCTTAGGAACTGGGAAAAGCATTACCGTTCCGGGTAGCAAATTGATGAACGTGGGAAAATATGTGGTGGAAGCTTACAGCGTAAAAGCCAATGCAACAGGAAAAGGCTCAAAAGATGAAGAAGACGATTGGCGTTTTGAAGTAAAGGAAAACGATGTATTAAGTTTTACGTTAAGTGGAACGCCAAAAGTAGGAAGACCAGTTACCGCCACCGTAGATAAAATGGTTTTTGCAGATCTGTTGTCCAATGAAATAATACACTGGAGAGGTTTTTCTACAAGTATAACAGGAAAATCTATCACAATCACACCCAAAGCTCCGGGTAATTTGGCTATATCTTGCTTTGTAAACAATAAAAAAGGAGTTACGCAAAACATTACGATTGTTCAGCCCATAATTAATGATATTATGTTTACCGACAGCGGTGGCAATAAAATAGAAAAAGCAAGCTGGGGACAGAAAGTGAATATTTTTATCGACCAGAAAGATTTAACGGGCGAAAAAATAAACCTGGTACTTTGGGACGATGATTCAGGAAGTTTTGATGATCCTGTAAAAACAATTTCTGTTAATTCTTATGACGGCGGTTTAATACCGTTGGCTTTGGATGCCGGAATGAAAACCAAAACAGGAAATCACGGTTTAATTTTCGGAAAACTTTCAGTTGACGGTTTAACAGCAAAAGGCGAAGAAATTGCTTCTCCAAAAAAATACAAGCTGGATGTAGAGGACAGAAAAGAAATTTACAGCGCATTATTGGGCAGCGCAGATGGAAAAGAAAAGCACACCATTGTGGATTACGATGAAATAAGTTATTTCTACGCCCACACAAGAGGAATAAAACCAAGTGAAACCCTATATCTTCAAATTCTTGATTCTGTCCTTGGAAATGACACAAAATTGCTGTATGCAAATAATGTAAAAGTAGATGAAAGCGGGGCTATAAAAGAGAAAATAGTTTGGAATAATATTAAGAAAAAAGTAAACCTTTTAACGGTTTATGCGATGGTAAGAGAAAAAAATGCGGATGGAAAAGTATTATACGATGCCGATGGTAATTTTTCTATGGCAACAGCAAAATTAAAGAAAGGCAGTACTTTAACAAAGATTGCAGGTTATACAAGTGCTGTAAAAGTGGGAAGTCAGAATATTCAGGGGACAAAAGAAGAGAGCAAGTGCCCTAGATGTGAAGAAGAAATTACTCTTAAAATTATTGAGGAGGCTTTTCAAGTTTATTCTAAACAAAAGGATTTCAGAGAAAAAATTGTAGCAAGTTTAAATAAATTTATTAAACAAAGAAAAAGCGAGGGGAAAGATCTCCATCTAAATACATGCTTAAGAAAAGCACATTTTTTCGCACAGGTTGCTGTTGAAACATTAGGAATTCATGGAGATTGGATTATAGAAGGAAACATTAATCATTCTGTAACGTCTGCAAAAAATGCATTTGGAGATAGAGCTAAAACTCTTGAAAGTAGAGGGTTGCTTTCGGGATATTGTAGTGATAGACCACAAGAAAGGTTGCTAAACTATATGTATGCAAAAGGTAATGGTTTTGATAATGGAAATGGTGTAGAATCAACAGGAGACGGATGGAAATTTAGAGGTCGTGGTCTAAAGCAAATAACAGGAAGAGACAATTATAATATGATTTCTACTGTTTTAAAAGATATCTTTCCTGCTGAATATGATAAACTTCCGAAAGCAAATCATGGAGAAGAAAAATTAGAAAGTCACCCGGAAAAAGTTGAAGAAATAGATTATGCTGTTACTACTGCAATAGCTTTTTGGGAAAAACATGCAATTTGGGAATTGGCAGATAAGATACCATCAAAAACGAGCAGTGATAATGATTTTAAATCAATTAGACAAAAAGTAGTTGGTAAAAGTGGATTCAAATGGAAAGTTACAAAAGATTATTTTCAGAAAACTTATGATGCTTTTAAAGTTAAAGATTGTCAGAAAGATTCAAATGGAAATTCTACAGCAGCAGAAGGAGATTATAATCTTTACAAAACAGATTATATTAAGAAAACATATACCAAAGCAATGACTTCTGAAAGTAAAACATATAAATTCGAAGTATATAAAAATGGTGTATTAGAAAAATCTTATACCTTAGAGAAAAGTGAACATGGTTATTTTAATTTTCCAGAATCGGGTATAAATTGGGGAAGATATGGAACTAGGGATGCTAGTAAATCTATTGGAGGAGATAATTGGGCAAATGAAGAATGTGTTGCAGCATTATTAGGTTTCTTTTATTCTGTAAAAGAAAGTGGTTTAACTGAAACATTATACTATAATGATATTTCTTCTCATGATGGTAAAACAAATTTAGGACATTCAACTCATAAAACTGGAAAGGATGTGGACATCAGATATCCTGGATGTACAAATGCTGCTGGAGAACAATTATGGACGGTAGCGAAAAATTATTGGGGAAGCGAAACAAAATTAGACGAAATCATGCAAAAAATATATAAAATTGCTATTGAGTGGGATTTTGTGAATAATTATCAATATAAAACAGTGGTTAATGCATCTCGTGCAGGAGGACATGAAAATCATTTCCATATTGGACTTAAATAAAAAAATATGAAAAATAAAATATTAATAATTTTGCTAATATTGTTTATTAACTGTAAAAATAAAGGACAGAATTATAACTATGAATTAGAAGATTCTGACGAATCTTATGTAATGGATTCTTGGAGCAATGAACAGAAAGAAGATTATTATAATAGGGTTGGAAACTTGGTTAAAGATTTTTTATCCCAGGAAAATTACAATATTCCAAATGAAAAAGAATTCAATAAAAGTCTTTCTGATAAATTAGGAATTAAACCAAACTCAAATAAAACGTATCAAATAATTCCGCATCATATTTTTGAAAAAGATAGCTTAGATGGATACGCCCCACAACTAATTATTTTTCCAAATCATCAAATTGTTTCTTTTAAATCTGAACTTCCTTTACTTAATAAAAGTAGCTTAAAGTACTATAATTCGAGTGATTTTAAAGATTTAGACCGCAGTAAAGAATTTAATGCCGTAATCAATAAATTATTATTCAGTCCAAATGATAAAGAAATTGATATATGGTTAAAAGATGAACAATTAAACAAGCTATTTACTTATCTGGTTTGTAGTTTTCATTTTGAGGATAAAAAAATATTTCAACATGTTATTAAAAAATTAAGTGAAGAGTCAGACACAAAAAAAAATAATCTTGAATATTTGCAATTACTTTTTAAAAGAGATAGAAAAGTTATAAATAATCATTTTCTAAAAGAAATTGCCAGTCAGGATATTGAAAATAAGATGTATGTACATTTTAAAAATGTGATTAATTCTGAAATATTCAATGTAAATGAGCAAAAAGGTTTTCTTAAAGAAATTGATGAGATCTATAAACAAAGTAAAACAACATCAAAAGATGCGGATATAAAATCTTATTTGAAAAAAAACTATCAAATTATAGATGAAATTAATGCTGATATAGATGGAGATTTAGATGATGATAGAATCTATATTGCTTCATCATCTGATGAAATAACTAACGCACAGGTATTAATTTTAAAAAATAACAATAATTCTTTTTCATTATGGGCAAGAAATGACTCATCTCCATTTTTGGGGCAAAAAGAATACAAAAAAACAGTCACAAAAGGAAAATACTTCACGATAGAATATAACAGAGATATTGAAGATAAATATAATGAATATAATTATCTAACATTCAAATTTCAAGATAATGGTTTTTTATTACATCAATATAGTAAGGAAATTTATGATGTAAATCAAGATAAAAATTTGCCTGTAAAAATTTGGACAAATAAAAATTTTGGAAATGTGACTTTTGAAAAAATTTCTTATGATTTTATTGAAAATCTAGATTAGTTTAAAAATAAAAAAGCCGCTCTTCACACATAAAATAAAAGTAGATGAAAGCGGCGTTATAAAAGAGAAAATAGTTTGGAATAATATTAAAAATAAAATAAACCTACTAACGGTTTATGCAATGATAAAAGAAAAAGACACCAACGGAAAAGTTTTATACGACGCCGATGGCGATTTTTCTATGGCAACTGCGAAATTAAAGAAAGGCAGTACTTTAACAAAGATTGCAGGTTATACAAGTGCCGTGAAGGTTGGAAGTGAACAAGTTCCTCCGCAACAATCACAAGATGGAGTTTGCGAATGTGAAGCGAAAGTGAAGGCTTTTATGAGGATGCTAAGAGTGAAAGAAGGCTCTGAAGGAGAAGAGGGATATACAAGATTATTTAGTCACTCCTTAAAAACATTTTAACGTTTTGGTTTTCAGTTTTATATTGTAAAATTTAACAATAAATTATTGTAAAAAATTGCAAGAAACCGTATTTTTAGGGTGTAAAAAGCGGCAAAATGTTAGGTAAAATAAAACCAGATTTACAGCAAAATTTATTCAAGACCAGACTTACCGAACTCATTAATATGGAGCATCCGTTGGTAAAATTGGCAAACGAGATTTCTTGGGACGAGATGGAGGCAGAGTTTGAAAAACTATTTTCACAAGGCGGAAGACCTTCTATTGCTATCCGTAAAATAGCAGGAATGCTTTTACTTAAGGAAATGTTTAAAGAAAGCGACGAAACGGTTGTAGAAAGATGGATTGAGAATGCGTATTGGCAATATTTTACGGGCGAAGATTTTTTTCAGACCCAGCAGCCTTTTGATCCGAGCAATTTTGTACACTTTAGAAAGAGAATTGGCGAGAAGGGGTTAGAATTCCTTTTAGGACAAAGCGTTTCTCTTCATCCTAAAGCCAAAACAGAAGATGAAGTTCAGATTGACACTACGGTTCAGGAGAAGAATATTACGTTTCCTACGGATTCAAAATTGGCAAAAAAAGTAATAGACAATTGCGTAAAAATAGCTGAAAAAGAAGGGGTAATTCAAAGACAAAGTTATAAAAGAGTAAGCAAACAATTATTGCGAGATGCTTATTTTGGGCACCATCCGAGAAGACAGAAGAAGGCAAAAATGGCAAGGAAGAAACTCAGAACCATTGGCAAAAGAGTGCTTCGGGAATTGGAAAGAAAACTTCCTTCAACTATTTTGAAAGACTATGAAGAAGTTTTTAGAATTTACCTCAAAGCACTCACTCAAGAACGCAACACGAAAGATAAAATTTACAGCTTGCACGAATCACAGGTTGCCTGTATTGCGAAAGGGAAATCGGGAAAGGCATACGAGTTTGGGACAAAAGTGGCGGTAGTTCGAGGAAGGAAAACAGGCATCATCAGTTCCATAAAAAGATTTTCAGGCAATCCTCACGATAGCAAAACATTGGAAGAATCATTAGCACAAAGTGAGCGAGTAAGAAAATCCGCTGGAGGAACAAGGCCTAAGAAAGCGAGTACAGACCGAGGTTTTAGAGGAATAAAATTAGTAGAAGGAACGGTAATTTTGCTTCCCACTAAAAAAGAAAAAACAAAATATGAGCAACAAGTTGCAAGATTGAGATTCCGAGCAAGAGCAGCGATAGAGCCTTGTATCTCCCATCTAAAAAGAAACCACTCCTTAGGATTAAACTTCCTTAAAGGAGTAGCTGGAGATATTAATAATGCCTTATTAGCAGGCATCGGATACAATCTGAAGATGAGATTCGACCAAATCAAAGAACAAATCACTCTTTGGCTCGAAATTCTTCTCCGAACTTTTTTATGCAAGTATAATTTTCAAAATGAAAACTAGCTTTTTAAGGAATGACTAAATAGTCGTATTGGGGTCAAAATCATCACTGAAAGCTGAGTTTTTACCATAAAAATCCTTCGGGTTGTAAGGAGCGTTTCCGTCAGGGTCTATAAAATTCACAGGGTTGTCGAAGGCATAATTATAAGGTGAATATCTTCTCATAACTTCTGCCAATGGATCTACAACGCCCCATCTACCAATATCCGGCATGTAGAATCTTGCACCATAATCATATTGACCCGTTTCCTGAAGTTCTTTGCCGTTGTACTTGTATTGATAAGCATTCTGTGTTGTAGCTGTATAATTATGCATCAATCCAAAAGGGTAATAATTGTTGACTTCTACAATCTCACCAGGTTTCCAGTAATCTATACACATAGGAAATTCAAATGGTGGATTCCAATTACCATTACATTCACTTACATGATATTGTCTTGGTTGAATAATTCCATCTTTATTGCTATCACTGTAACTCAGTCTTACATTTCCTAAATGATCGGTGTAATTATAAATATACTGATTGCTCAAAGCATCAAAATATCCCTCCGAAGTAGGAATAATTCTGAGCTTCATCACTGCAACCTCATTAGGATCGACAACTACTAAACCACCTCCGGAATTTGCTTCAGACGGTTTGGTGCTTTTATACTGAAAACCATCCAGATAATTCGTTTCTATATCTCCAAAGAGCTTCTTTACTTTTGTTCCGTCTGAACGGTAGACATAATTGGTCACCTGCGTGTTTTCGGTAATCGACTTTGGTAAATTTAATAATTGATTTAAAAATTGAAACAAATTTCTTCCATCACTAACTCTGATACATTATCTTATTCACCAACTTCTTCAATTTTTGTTTTATTTGGAGTATAATAAGAGTTTTTTATATATGCTTTAAGGCGAGACTTAACGATGAAATCTGATGATTTTTTAATTAAATATTTCTTCTTAGTAGTTATTATACTTTTTGAGATTTCTTTAGTAATAATTGGATTATCATAGTTGTTACTAATTTGATGATAATCAGCTTTGTAGTAAATATAAATTTTCTCCTTTGGTTTAATTTTTCTTTGGGGTTTTAAACTATCATTTATAATAGTCATAATGTAGTAAGTATCTTTTATTAAAATATTTACTGTATCAATATCATTAATATTATAATAAACTTCATCATTACTATTGTTAGTTAAGTAAAACTTTGAATCAATTGAAACATCATATTTTTTTCCCTTATATTTTTCAGAATTATAAAGTATTCTAATTTCTTCAATTTGAAATTCAACATCTTTGCAGGATAAAAGTAATATGCAAGTTATTAACAGAAGGGATAATTTATTTATTTTCATAGTATTGTATACTTGTCTTTATGTGTTCTTTAAAATCTTTTGTCGTTTTTTGAAAGATTGGGGTTTGTATTTGCTTAAAATATATTTGCAATTCTGTATAATTTGGAAATAATTGATGGTTTCTTTCATGTGTGAGTACTGACATAAAATTATATTTATCTTCTAATAAAGGATCTATTTTACCATTAGTAAAATCAATAGTAATATTTCCATTTTTAGAAATGTGCATAATTGGAATAACAAGAGCTCCCCTTACATATTGCATAGCATGCGTACCTCCATTTGTTGTAGTTTTTCCATAAGTATCTAATGTTGCGCCATGAAATTTCATATCAAATACATTATAAGTTGAAACTTCTCCATTTAGAAAGCTTGACTTGCTAATCCCTACTTTAGATGCATAGTGCATGATTATGTTATTTAACATCACAATATTGTTACTAATGCCGAAATCAACATCCGTAATTAATTTAGATAGCCAAGGAGAGGTATTTAAATTTCCTGTAATTGGATTTTGAAAATCAATCACAATATTATTTGTTGTTTTATTATCTGTATATAAATATTGTCCAAATTGATTAAAATGGTCATCAGGAGGGTTTAAAAAATTCTGTAATACATCATAAGCTTCCTGTCCTTTATATGTGTCTGCTCCATTACCACCTGCACCATCATACATAAACCCCATTTCGTAATATTTATATCCCCCAAAAGAACCATTTCCATAAATGGTCGTATTAGGATCAAAATCATCATTGAAAGCAGAATTGCTGCCATAAAAATCCTTCGGGTTGTAAGGAGCGTTTCCGTCAGGGTCTATAAAATTCACAGGGTTGTCGAAGGCATAATTATAAGGTGAATATCTTCTCATAACTTCTGCCAATGGATCTACAACGCCCCATCTACCAATATCAGGCATATAAAATCTCGCTCCGTAATCATACATTCCGGTCTCTTAAAGCTCCTTACCGTTGTACTTGTACTGATAAGCATTCTGCGTGGTTGCTGTATAATTATGCATCAACCCAAAAGGATAGTAATTGTTTTCTTCAAGAACTTCTGCGCTGTTTCTTTATGAAACTTATTTATAGAATTAGGGTATTGAGATTCCAATGTAATCTTCCCCAAAAACCGTATCATTTAAAAATATAGTTTTTAAATTTGGAAGACTATGAAAAACAGTAAATTTTCAGAAGTTCAGATCATCAAGATTTTATCTGAGCAAAATCAAGGAAAGACAGTGAATGAAATCTGTCGGGAGCACGGCATCAGCCAGCCGACATTTTACAAATGGAAGAGCAAATATGGCGGATTGGATGTGCAGCAACTCTCGAAGATGAAAGAACTTGAAAAGGAACTTTCACAATACAAAAAGATCGTAGCGGAACTTACGCTGGAAAATGTGGTGATGAAAGATGTGATCGCAAAAAAGCTTTAACACCTTCCGAGAAACGGGAACTGGTTGTTTATTCCGTGTCACAGCGCGGTATAAGCACTCGGAATGCGTGTAAACTTTTTCTCATAAACAGTTCTGTATTTTATTACAAGAAGAAGAAAAACAATGAAGACGACAAGATTCGGGAAGAACTATTCTTGCTTGCAAACCAGCATCAGACCTGGGGATTTTGGACGATGCATCACCGTTTGAGAAACTTGGGTTTCGGGTGGAATCACAAGCGGGTTTACAGGATTTACAAATCGATGAAACTGAATCTGAGAAGCAAGCGGAAAAAACGACTTCCGGCAAGGGTAAAAGAGCCTTTGCTTCGACCTATTTATCCCAATGTAACGTGGAGTATGGACTTTATGCACGACACTTTGGAATGTGGTAAAAGCGTGAGAAGCCTCAATATTATTGATGATTTCAACAGAGAGATTTTGAATATTACCATCGATACCAGTTTACCGTCATCAAGAGTAGTTTCACAACTGGAGCAACTGATTGACTGGCGTGGGAAACCTGAAAAAATAAGAGTTGACAACGGTCCGGAGTTTATTGCAGAAAAACTAAAAGATTGGTGCAATAAAAATGAGATTGCACTTCATTATATTCAGCCTGGAAAACCTACGCAGAACTCTTTGGTGGAGAGATTCAACAGGACTTTTCGGACAGAATTTTTAGATGTTTATCTTTTTGAGGACATCAGGCAGATGAGAAATTATTCAGAAATCTGGATGTGGATGTATAACAATGAGCGGCCTCACAAATCATTGCAATACCTCACACCAAGGGATTTTTTGTTGAAATATGGAAAACTTGCCCAAGCTACGGCCAACGAGTTTCCCACATTCCAACAAAATTTTAACAACGACAACAATCAATTATTAACAAAAAACTCTACTTTTGAGTGGGCCTAAAGTGGGTGAGATTACACCAATACCTTAATTTTTTCAAATATTACCCAACTTAAGAATATAAGAAGTATAAAGTTTTTGTCTCAAAAAAGATAGCAACTCCAATAAACAATTATCTATCTTATTGA is drawn from Chryseobacterium muglaense and contains these coding sequences:
- a CDS encoding lysozyme family protein — encoded protein: MIKEKDTNGKVLYDADGDFSMATAKLKKGSTLTKIAGYTSAVKVGSEQVPPQQSQDGVCECEAKVKAFMRMLRVKEGSEGEEGYTRLFSHSLKTF
- a CDS encoding PAAR-like protein translates to MAAPIPYIVKSGETLQDIAKNLGIKDWTMLKAYHNENAENVTSDIPYAGFELKTPPQEEVYKMNGETPPLDPVEEQKSEEQKQEEEKKKEEEEKKQEEASKSEHDGKYFVVHNAKCVCDKAVNPKQTADLQVTTHKIIVLNDQAGKFAATEDDKTFIPPAATFGQCKLKPTTGGYLPCQLAAAPKWTKTYDSTQVQGKNTLTEISELMCMIGGKITIDKHGQTDSVSNAHADNTNPLELAAVNPAIEQPKKKEEYPVVTSIAITKIEDRADFKEQNSKEKEKIYLRKNEEAAFKANLKSGNKQLTSWMVYSDHQGKKENRLFFREQVGTEFSQSFADLGKFRVEGYGKPKSPDYEKGKYDKCDASCSIDVEVVQNTLLDIEVTSGDFTMRKSGGKNKFRKGVPSVFKAKFFIQNLTEEENSRLLMSVTDGAGNDITDGVQKSGNVLTFTPQNTNAAYTITAKYTTENGEETEKNISGETEGNAVLAISHAAEVVRPGTSVTFNVTKMRYNFGGGNSDYDLTQEEFSEIKWNLNGLPLGTGKSITVPGSKLMNVGKYVVEAYSVKANATGKGSKDEEDDWRFEVKENDVLSFTLSGTPKVGRPVTATVDKMVFADLLSNEIIHWRGFSTSITGKSITITPKAPGNLAISCFVNNKKGVTQNITIVQPIINDIMFTDSGGNKIEKASWGQKVNIFIDQKDLTGEKINLVLWDDDSGSFDDPVKTISVNSYDGGLIPLALDAGMKTKTGNHGLIFGKLSVDGLTAKGEEIASPKKYKLDVEDRKEIYSALLGSADGKEKHTIVDYDEISYFYAHTRGIKPSETLYLQILDSVLGNDTKLLYANNVKVDESGAIKEKIVWNNIKKKVNLLTVYAMVREKNADGKVLYDADGNFSMATAKLKKGSTLTKIAGYTSAVKVGSQNIQGTKEESKCPRCEEEITLKIIEEAFQVYSKQKDFREKIVASLNKFIKQRKSEGKDLHLNTCLRKAHFFAQVAVETLGIHGDWIIEGNINHSVTSAKNAFGDRAKTLESRGLLSGYCSDRPQERLLNYMYAKGNGFDNGNGVESTGDGWKFRGRGLKQITGRDNYNMISTVLKDIFPAEYDKLPKANHGEEKLESHPEKVEEIDYAVTTAIAFWEKHAIWELADKIPSKTSSDNDFKSIRQKVVGKSGFKWKVTKDYFQKTYDAFKVKDCQKDSNGNSTAAEGDYNLYKTDYIKKTYTKAMTSESKTYKFEVYKNGVLEKSYTLEKSEHGYFNFPESGINWGRYGTRDASKSIGGDNWANEECVAALLGFFYSVKESGLTETLYYNDISSHDGKTNLGHSTHKTGKDVDIRYPGCTNAAGEQLWTVAKNYWGSETKLDEIMQKIYKIAIEWDFVNNYQYKTVVNASRAGGHENHFHIGLK
- a CDS encoding IS5 family transposase, which translates into the protein MLGKIKPDLQQNLFKTRLTELINMEHPLVKLANEISWDEMEAEFEKLFSQGGRPSIAIRKIAGMLLLKEMFKESDETVVERWIENAYWQYFTGEDFFQTQQPFDPSNFVHFRKRIGEKGLEFLLGQSVSLHPKAKTEDEVQIDTTVQEKNITFPTDSKLAKKVIDNCVKIAEKEGVIQRQSYKRVSKQLLRDAYFGHHPRRQKKAKMARKKLRTIGKRVLRELERKLPSTILKDYEEVFRIYLKALTQERNTKDKIYSLHESQVACIAKGKSGKAYEFGTKVAVVRGRKTGIISSIKRFSGNPHDSKTLEESLAQSERVRKSAGGTRPKKASTDRGFRGIKLVEGTVILLPTKKEKTKYEQQVARLRFRARAAIEPCISHLKRNHSLGLNFLKGVAGDINNALLAGIGYNLKMRFDQIKEQITLWLEILLRTFLCKYNFQNEN